One window of Nostoc sp. C052 genomic DNA carries:
- a CDS encoding ATP-binding protein yields MIATPELRYFNWLKQKFHRLSIRQKIFCGYGLALGIAVLGTTAGLVIGDRYFQQARQQMILIDEEGSLLSSLQGKLLEIQIHKQEIVPFLQQSQALQRGVSNFKSDLAETETLLSQVQEFSQTNSQRDLQALLTKHNSPIAEYFEQLRGLIRKILPLSLEPEGAIKAQQLISTFSQSQDALKFYQFAHELADFAKTLQERQEQADLAQKKAALIQAQIIIGSMLMSVAIAAILAFYTSKIIAYPINAVTNIAQRVTQEANFDLQAPVITQDEVGALTSSLNQLIQQVKHLLEEQQAESQIRLIQSEKMSSLGRMLAGVAHEINNPINFISGNLVHAKTYTDDLLTLLQTYKAEVPHPSAAVQTIAEEIDLEFLEGDLPKLFNSMKVGADRTREIVRSLKDFSRLDDGEAQLVDLHACLDSTLLILNNRLKNGISLIRNYGEVPAIPGYTGLLYQVFMNLLSNAIDALEEKLAENPEFLAEITIITEGCQNDLAIVRIADNGSGISRENQKKIFETFFTTKPRGIGTGLGLAIAYQIVVEKHQGKITCQSELNQGTEFAIALPTASIALPISHP; encoded by the coding sequence ATGATTGCGACACCTGAATTAAGATACTTTAACTGGCTTAAACAAAAATTCCACCGACTTAGTATTCGGCAAAAAATTTTTTGTGGGTATGGACTAGCTTTGGGAATTGCAGTTTTAGGAACAACGGCTGGGTTGGTAATAGGCGATCGCTATTTTCAACAAGCTAGACAACAGATGATCTTGATAGATGAAGAAGGAAGCTTGTTAAGTAGTCTGCAAGGCAAACTGTTGGAAATCCAGATCCACAAACAAGAAATAGTGCCTTTTTTGCAGCAGTCGCAAGCTTTGCAAAGGGGAGTTTCTAATTTTAAAAGCGATCTAGCTGAAACCGAAACGTTGCTTTCTCAAGTGCAGGAATTTAGTCAAACTAATTCACAAAGAGATTTACAAGCTCTCCTCACAAAACATAACAGCCCAATAGCTGAATATTTTGAACAACTCAGGGGGCTGATTCGGAAAATTTTACCATTAAGTTTAGAGCCAGAGGGAGCGATAAAAGCACAGCAATTAATCTCGACATTCAGCCAAAGTCAGGATGCTCTCAAGTTTTATCAGTTTGCCCATGAGTTAGCCGACTTTGCTAAAACACTTCAAGAACGCCAAGAACAGGCTGATCTAGCTCAAAAAAAGGCTGCGTTAATCCAAGCTCAGATTATTATTGGTAGTATGCTGATGTCAGTGGCGATCGCAGCTATCTTAGCTTTTTACACAAGTAAAATCATCGCCTATCCCATCAATGCGGTGACAAATATTGCCCAAAGAGTTACTCAAGAAGCTAATTTTGATTTGCAAGCACCTGTAATTACACAAGATGAAGTAGGGGCTTTAACTAGCTCCCTTAATCAACTTATCCAACAGGTGAAGCACCTTTTAGAAGAACAACAAGCCGAGTCCCAAATTAGACTGATTCAAAGTGAAAAAATGTCTAGTTTAGGACGGATGCTTGCTGGTGTAGCCCACGAAATTAATAATCCGATAAATTTCATTTCTGGCAATCTCGTACATGCAAAAACCTATACTGACGACCTATTAACCTTATTGCAAACATATAAAGCTGAAGTTCCTCACCCTTCCGCAGCAGTGCAAACAATAGCAGAAGAAATTGATTTAGAGTTTTTGGAAGGAGATTTACCAAAACTCTTCAACTCAATGAAAGTTGGCGCTGACCGCACGCGAGAAATTGTGCGGAGTTTGAAAGATTTCTCTCGCTTAGATGATGGTGAAGCACAGTTAGTAGACCTACATGCTTGTTTAGATAGTACACTGTTGATTCTCAATAATCGCCTGAAGAATGGCATTAGCCTAATTCGCAACTATGGAGAGGTTCCAGCGATTCCAGGCTATACAGGTTTGCTTTATCAGGTATTTATGAATCTTCTCAGCAATGCCATTGATGCCTTAGAGGAAAAATTGGCTGAGAATCCCGAATTTTTAGCTGAAATTACTATTATTACAGAAGGCTGTCAGAATGATTTAGCGATCGTGCGAATAGCAGACAACGGCTCTGGTATTTCACGAGAAAATCAGAAAAAGATATTTGAAACATTTTTTACAACCAAACCGCGAGGCATTGGTACCGGTTTGGGGCTAGCGATCGCATATCAGATTGTGGTAGAAAAACATCAGGGTAAAATTACCTGCCAATCTGAGTTAAATCAAGGAACAGAGTTTGCGATCGCTTTGCCCACCGCAAGTATCGCTTTACCGATTTCTCATCCTTGA